The following are encoded together in the Lathyrus oleraceus cultivar Zhongwan6 chromosome 3, CAAS_Psat_ZW6_1.0, whole genome shotgun sequence genome:
- the LOC127130988 gene encoding uncharacterized protein LOC127130988: MELIEVAGLMKTITHFGPCYENLVKEFVVIIPYGCDDTKSVDYGKVYLRGNVVTFSSTVINKFLGRTNEPQVELEVTDDQVGKEITTKQVRHWPNKRKLSAGKLIIKYAILHRIGTANWVPTNHTSTISTGMAKFIYVVGIKRAFDFGKYIFEQVLKQAFSTAVKVPICFPSFICGIILNQHPGILLPMDNVKKRDSPLSLHYKLFAGTHVPKIVMTSSRAPGYTTSKKSDIAQLKETYKELEDSIRSNTATKIKLETLMKAVME; encoded by the coding sequence ATGGAACTGATAGAAGTTGCTGGGCTGATGAAGACTATCACACACTTTGGACCTTGCTATGAAAACTTAGTAAAGGAATTTGTGGTGATTATCCCTTATGGATGTGATGACACAAAGAGTGTTGACTATGGTAAAGTTTATTTGAGAGGAAATGTTGTAACATTCTCCTCAACTGTGATCAATAAATTTCTAGGAAGAACAAATGAACCTCAGGTTGAACTGGAAGTCACTGATGATCAGGTGGGCAAAGAGATCACGACCAAGCAGGTTAGACATTGGCCAAACAAAAGGAAGTTGTCTGCTGGTAAGTTAATTATAAAGTATGCCATCTTGCATAGGATTGGTACTGCCAATTGGGTGCCCACTAATCACACCTCAACAATCTCTACTGGTATGGCAAAATTCATTTATGTTGTTGGTATAAAAAGAGCATTTGACTTTGGAAAATACATTTTTGAACAAGTGTTAAAACAAGCCTTCTCTACTGCTGTAAAAGTGCCCATTTGCTTTCCATCCTTCATATGTGGAATCATCCTAAACCAACACCCTGGTATTTTGCTGCCCATGGACAATGTGAAAAAAAGGGATTCTCCCTTGTCACTCCACTACAAACTCTTTGCAGGAACTCATGTACCAAAGATTGTTATGACATCCTCTCGGGCACCTGGCTATACCACCTCCAAGAAGAGTGACATTGCTCAGTTGAAGGAAACATACAAAGAGTTGGAGGACTCCATCAGATCTAACACAGCTACAAAGATCAAACTGGAGACATTGATGAAGGCAGTGATGGAATAG